aaaaatatatatatatataaaaattattattataatttttttttcctaaatgtgtttacatataaaataataaaaaaaaaaaaaaaaaaaaaaaaaaatttgaaatatatcatataaatttcatatatataaaaaataacaaaaaaaaaaaaaaaaaaaaaaattttaaatatatcatacaactttcatatatataaaaaataacaaaaaaaaaaaaaaaaaaaaaaaaatatataaatataaatataaacaaaaatggaaaacattttacagaagaaaaaatatttaataaacaaattttttttttttttttctttttttgccacttaatatatataaaaatataatgataataaatcaatGCATACCGTAATATAGAAACAAATaacacttaaaaaaaaattaaaaagaacaatataaattatgaaatatatatgaaattatatctcataaatatatacatattatcaaataaatatatatatataaaaacaaaaaatatctacatattatactaaaaaataaaacaacataataaaaattacaaagcaaaataaagaaaaagtgtattattatattaaaataaaaaatatacattattcttttttttattgtgttttatttttattaatttgatttgttttttgtgtttttattggttttttatgtattgtatctatttgttatattacgtataattattatattttgttatatgttGACTATTTTTTGAATTCATTGTATTAGTAGtatttctaataaaaaataattaaaaaaaataataaaatatattatgaaataaatataaataacataatatataatatgataggTTTTTTAAGGATGATAATTCTgaattgaaataatatacttattggttttaatttaaattatataaatatagatataatattttgaataatatgtttcttaaaatatttataataatagtaatcataataatcataattataataatcataagttttattgttttttttgatatatattcctttgaAAAACATATGaggtatttaaaaaatatacgttacattatgttttaaaaaaataatatattataatacgtataagtattttatataaattaaaaattacattgtttattaattaaaagagttttaaaaaaaaaaataaataaataaataaaattatagaaaaataaattatataaaaaagcgcaatacatataaaaatatatagttattaataatgaaaaaaaaaaaatggtacATTCAAACGAAAACACTACGTGTACCAAACGTCCTACTAACATCAAAATACCAAAACATTTCTATTcttctaataattttatatattggagtttttttttcatttttttttttctacgataacgtaaaattaaatatattatcaccataATTAAAACTATGACCACTATTGCAACGATGGAAGCAATAATAGCAGTCTGGTAACCTCCATATGCAGTTTTTACTGCAGCTGTGTATCTTGCTTGAAGTACTGGTGTTTCGGTTGTCAATGTTTTCTCATATGTGTTAGCACCAGCTTGTGCGAAAGGTTTAAACGTAGTTTTCTCACCGTTCAATATGGTATTACAAAAAGAAGTATAACTTCCATTTGGTTGAGCTACACAGGATTTACTAGCTAGTTCCTCAGCTCTTTGAAATAGAGAAGAACCGCAACTGAAATTTGATTTATTAACAATTGGTTtcaattcaaataatatttcatgtTGTTTAAATTTAGCAAgcaatttattaatttcagAGACAACAGTTTTCACACCAGCATTCGTAGCCTCAGTTATAGCCAGTTCCTTAGCTGCTGCAATAGCGGCCTCAAGTGCCTTAGGTTTCCAGGCATTTAAAGCATATAAAAGACCTCCACCTATCGAGCCCACTTCAGGCATTGCCGCACCTAATATACTTCCACATCTCAAGCATCCTTTTTCCACTTTATCTGCTAACGACTTTTCGCAAACACATGTGGGAATAGcatcattttgtatatcaGTTTGTAACGTTAAGAACTTTTcgtttaattctttttctaatttatcttttaaaataattttttggatTTCCTTGTCACATTTATCTTTACATTTTTGGCGTGTAGTTTTCATCCTTTCGTCATATTCATGAAACCTTTCTGAGGTTTGACGATCGAAAATTTCCATCACTTCTTTCATTTCAGGATCGTTGTCATAGTTAGATGGTGCGTATAATTCGCATTCGCATAATAATCTAGTGATTGGTATTTTTAATGTATGATGTGTGGTGCTTTTATGGTTCCTTtgattatatatctatacaaaatggtcacatatatatgtatattataattagttcttttttattttatatatatatgttataaatatgtatgtttttatgtttatatatatatgtatatttggactatatatatataaaaattatatatacgatatcgtaatatatttatatataaatatatatattatattataatatgattatattaatcctctttaatatatatgtgacatGGAAttaccaatatatttaatggaagctcaaacaataatatattaatataatggattttcattttttattgtgatacgtatattattttttgataaatattataactaaaaaaatcacataaaatactttattttatattataaataaattaaataaaaatgtttaacataaaatatgattataatttatttaatataattaacaattattttcccattatgtaaatatatatttt
This Plasmodium falciparum 3D7 genome assembly, chromosome: 11 DNA region includes the following protein-coding sequences:
- a CDS encoding rifin; the protein is MKIHYINILLFELPLNILIYNQRNHKSTTHHTLKIPITRLLCECELYAPSNYDNDPEMKEVMEIFDRQTSERFHEYDERMKTTRQKCKDKCDKEIQKIILKDKLEKELNEKFLTLQTDIQNDAIPTCVCEKSLADKVEKGCLRCGSILGAAMPEVGSIGGGLLYALNAWKPKALEAAIAAAKELAITEATNAGVKTVVSEINKLLAKFKQHEILFELKPIVNKSNFSCGSSLFQRAEELASKSCVAQPNGSYTSFCNTILNGEKTTFKPFAQAGANTYEKTLTTETPVLQARYTAAVKTAYGGYQTAIIASIVAIVVIVLIMVIIYLILRYRRKKKMKKKLQYIKLLEE